A single region of the Halobacterium wangiae genome encodes:
- the infB gene encoding translation initiation factor IF-2 has product MSDADTTETPGDLRTPIVAVLGHVDHGKTSLLDKIRGSAVIEGEAGAITQHIGATAVPLDVVSEVAGSLVDPTEFDLPGLLFIDTPGHHSFSTLRSRGGALADIAILVVDVNDGFQPQTEEAIRILKDTGTPFVVAANKIDTVPGWNPNEDAPVKGTYEAQSDRVRSDLDEKLYELIGELSGEGFSSDLYWRVQNFQSNIGVIPVSAETGEGVPDLLTVLMGLAQRYMKDEMEVNIAGPGAGTVLEVKDEQGFGTTLDVILYDGTIRQGDQIVVGGQNDPIVTEVRALLKPRELAEIRTEKRFDDVPEMQAAAGLKIAAPDLDDAMAGAPVRVVGDRDVETVVEEVQAELAEVAVETEEEGVVVKADTLGSLEALVNALEEAEIPVMSAEVGDVAPRDVAMATTVDEEKHRVLLGFNVEVLSAAEQKAENEAVRLFDSDVIYQLVEDYETFVDEREREQKEAIFENIVRPARFRILKDHTFRQSDPAVVGVEVVSGTLKRNTPVGLIEGNELDRVGVVKGIQDQGEDVDEARAGNRVSVSIDGPTVGRDIEEGDELWVDLPEKHAKVLEQELAKEIPADEREALKAYLEIQRKRDPFWGK; this is encoded by the coding sequence ATGTCCGACGCAGACACCACGGAAACCCCCGGGGACCTCCGCACGCCGATCGTGGCGGTCCTCGGTCACGTCGACCACGGGAAGACCAGCCTCCTGGACAAGATACGCGGCTCCGCCGTCATCGAGGGCGAGGCCGGCGCCATCACCCAGCACATCGGCGCGACAGCCGTGCCACTGGACGTGGTGTCGGAGGTCGCGGGCAGCCTCGTCGACCCGACGGAGTTCGACCTGCCGGGCCTGCTGTTCATCGACACGCCCGGCCACCACTCGTTCTCGACGCTGCGCTCGCGTGGGGGCGCGCTCGCGGACATCGCCATCCTCGTCGTGGACGTCAACGACGGCTTCCAGCCCCAGACCGAGGAGGCCATCCGCATCCTGAAGGACACGGGGACGCCGTTCGTCGTCGCGGCGAACAAGATCGACACCGTGCCGGGGTGGAACCCCAACGAGGACGCGCCGGTCAAGGGGACCTACGAGGCACAGTCCGACCGCGTCCGGTCGGACCTCGACGAGAAACTGTACGAACTCATCGGCGAACTCTCCGGTGAGGGGTTCTCCTCGGACCTCTACTGGCGCGTCCAGAACTTCCAGTCGAACATCGGCGTCATCCCGGTGTCCGCGGAGACCGGCGAGGGCGTCCCCGACCTCCTCACGGTGCTGATGGGGCTCGCACAGCGCTACATGAAAGACGAGATGGAGGTGAACATCGCGGGGCCGGGCGCGGGCACGGTGCTCGAGGTGAAAGACGAACAGGGGTTCGGGACGACCCTCGACGTCATCCTCTACGACGGCACCATCCGGCAGGGTGACCAGATCGTCGTCGGCGGGCAGAACGACCCCATTGTCACGGAGGTTCGCGCGCTCCTGAAGCCGCGGGAACTCGCCGAGATACGGACGGAGAAGCGCTTCGACGACGTGCCCGAGATGCAGGCCGCGGCCGGCCTGAAGATCGCGGCACCCGACCTCGACGACGCGATGGCGGGCGCGCCGGTTCGGGTCGTCGGCGACCGCGACGTCGAGACCGTCGTCGAGGAGGTGCAGGCCGAACTCGCGGAGGTCGCCGTCGAGACCGAGGAGGAGGGCGTCGTCGTGAAGGCCGACACGCTGGGCAGCCTGGAGGCGCTCGTCAACGCCCTCGAGGAGGCCGAGATCCCCGTGATGTCCGCGGAGGTCGGTGACGTCGCACCTCGCGACGTGGCGATGGCGACCACCGTCGACGAGGAGAAACACCGCGTCCTCCTCGGGTTCAACGTCGAGGTGCTCTCGGCGGCCGAACAGAAGGCCGAGAACGAGGCGGTGCGACTGTTCGACAGCGACGTCATCTACCAGCTCGTCGAGGACTACGAGACGTTCGTCGACGAGCGCGAGCGCGAACAGAAGGAGGCCATCTTCGAGAACATCGTGCGGCCCGCGCGCTTCCGCATCCTGAAAGACCACACGTTCCGCCAGAGCGACCCCGCGGTCGTCGGCGTCGAGGTCGTCTCGGGGACGCTGAAGCGCAACACGCCGGTCGGTCTCATCGAGGGCAACGAACTCGACCGTGTCGGCGTCGTGAAGGGCATCCAGGACCAGGGCGAGGACGTCGACGAGGCACGAGCGGGCAACCGCGTCAGCGTCTCCATCGACGGCCCGACGGTGGGCCGCGACATCGAGGAGGGCGACGAACTGTGGGTCGACCTACCGGAGAAACACGCGAAGGTCCTGGAGCAGGAACTCGCCAAGGAGATCCCGGCCGACGAGCGCGAGGCGCTGAAGGCGTACCTCGAGATCCAGCGCAAGCGCGACCCCTTCTGGGGGAAGTAG
- a CDS encoding pyruvoyl-dependent arginine decarboxylase, which translates to MTIRVAWGTGAGPTEMAAYDAALADANLHNYNLVTVSSVIPADADVEAVGTAPDLGPAGNRLTVVQAHANAAGPGQVSAGLAWAESEDGPGLFYEAAGETDSETVAKRVRAGLDAGRDLRDWAFTAETTRTVSTDATPGEYAAAVVVAAYGESEPVL; encoded by the coding sequence ATGACAATCCGAGTCGCCTGGGGGACGGGCGCGGGGCCGACCGAGATGGCGGCCTACGACGCCGCGCTCGCGGACGCGAACCTCCACAACTACAACCTCGTCACCGTCTCCTCGGTGATTCCAGCGGACGCCGACGTCGAGGCGGTGGGGACGGCGCCGGACCTCGGCCCCGCGGGCAACCGCCTGACGGTCGTCCAGGCGCACGCGAACGCCGCCGGTCCGGGACAGGTCAGCGCGGGGCTGGCGTGGGCCGAGAGCGAGGACGGCCCGGGGTTGTTCTACGAGGCGGCCGGCGAGACGGACTCCGAGACGGTCGCCAAGCGCGTGCGTGCCGGCCTCGACGCGGGCCGCGACCTCCGGGACTGGGCGTTCACCGCGGAGACGACGCGAACGGTGAGTACGGACGCCACACCGGGCGAGTACGCGGCTGCGGTGGTCGTCGCGGCGTACGGCGAGAGCGAGCCGGTGCTCTGA
- a CDS encoding PRC-barrel domain-containing protein, whose amino-acid sequence MADILAENLSGKAVMGSDGTELGMLYNITMDLKSGKLEHLLVEEHEDSTVNVDFPTDEQGRYRVPVGRVQAVKDYIVVQR is encoded by the coding sequence ATGGCCGACATCCTCGCCGAGAACCTCTCCGGGAAGGCCGTGATGGGGTCGGACGGCACGGAACTCGGGATGCTGTACAACATCACGATGGACCTGAAGAGCGGGAAACTCGAACACCTCCTCGTCGAGGAACACGAGGACTCCACGGTGAACGTCGACTTCCCGACCGACGAACAGGGGCGCTACCGGGTACCGGTCGGGCGCGTGCAGGCGGTGAAGGACTACATCGTCGTCCAGCGATAG
- the pan2 gene encoding proteasome-activating nucleotidase Pan2, with translation MSRSPSLPDRPTLDIDPESPPEEHLDALEDHFGEILAVHEQLQSQLDEVESRREELREEVNHLQRENETLKTASLYLATVEDLPSDGDAVIKQHGNNQEVLTELSPRLSDQLDVGDRVAINDSFSVQRVLDDETDARAQAMEVDESPSVGYDDIGGLDEQLREVREAVEDPLVNPEKFAAVGVEPPSGVLLHGPPGTGKTMLAKAVANQTDATFIKMAGSELVRKFIGEGSRLVRDLFELADQNEPAIIFIDEIDAVAAKRTDSKTSGDAEVQRTMMQLLSEMDGFDERGDVRIIAATNRFDMLDSAILRPGRFDRLIEVPHPEVEARERILEIHAGEMNVAEDVDFSDLAEKTDGFSGAQLASLTTEAGMFAIRDDRQEVRREDFDDAYEKLVTEGEDGELGASYPSYIQ, from the coding sequence ATGTCGCGTAGTCCCTCATTGCCCGACCGGCCGACGCTCGATATCGATCCCGAGTCACCGCCGGAGGAACACCTCGACGCGCTCGAAGACCACTTCGGGGAGATTCTCGCAGTGCACGAGCAACTGCAGAGTCAACTCGACGAGGTCGAGTCGCGCCGGGAGGAGCTCCGCGAAGAGGTCAACCACCTCCAGCGCGAGAACGAGACTCTGAAGACGGCGTCGCTGTACCTCGCCACCGTCGAGGACCTGCCCTCCGACGGGGATGCCGTCATCAAGCAACACGGCAACAACCAGGAGGTGCTGACGGAGCTGTCGCCGCGACTCTCCGACCAGCTGGACGTCGGCGACCGGGTCGCCATCAACGACTCGTTCAGCGTCCAGCGCGTCCTCGACGACGAGACGGACGCCCGCGCCCAGGCGATGGAGGTCGACGAGTCCCCGAGCGTGGGCTACGACGACATCGGCGGCCTCGACGAGCAGCTCCGGGAGGTCCGGGAGGCCGTCGAGGACCCCCTCGTCAACCCCGAGAAGTTCGCCGCCGTCGGCGTCGAACCGCCGAGCGGCGTGCTGCTCCACGGCCCGCCCGGCACGGGGAAGACGATGCTCGCGAAGGCCGTCGCGAACCAGACCGACGCGACGTTCATCAAGATGGCCGGCAGCGAACTCGTCCGGAAGTTCATCGGCGAGGGCTCCCGGCTGGTTCGGGACCTCTTCGAACTGGCCGACCAGAACGAGCCAGCCATCATCTTCATCGACGAGATCGACGCCGTCGCCGCCAAGCGCACGGACTCGAAGACCAGCGGTGACGCCGAGGTCCAGCGGACGATGATGCAGTTGCTCTCCGAGATGGACGGCTTCGACGAGCGCGGCGACGTCCGCATCATCGCCGCCACGAACCGCTTCGACATGCTGGACTCGGCGATCCTCCGCCCGGGTCGCTTCGACCGCCTCATCGAGGTCCCCCACCCCGAGGTCGAGGCCCGCGAGCGCATCCTCGAGATCCACGCGGGCGAGATGAACGTCGCGGAGGACGTCGACTTCTCGGACCTCGCGGAGAAGACCGACGGCTTCTCCGGGGCACAGCTCGCCAGCCTCACGACCGAGGCCGGCATGTTCGCCATCCGCGACGACCGCCAGGAGGTCCGTCGCGAGGACTTCGACGACGCCTACGAGAAGCTCGTCACCGAGGGTGAGGACGGTGAACTCGGTGCGAGCTACCCGAGCTACATCCAGTAA
- a CDS encoding phosphatase PAP2 family protein: MVLRETLVALAVNVLAMLVPAVVVAVGVRNLTGALADARRRFVAVAPYLLPLAVVLAARRLALTVGPELSWYLEWNASGFIYALEGTTIVTIQSLSSPLLTEYFVFVYLYGYVFLLVFPLIAYFVLDDSDRLAELLAAYGLNYGLGLVCYVLIVAYGPRNVIPSAVESLLYTTYPTSQHLTGEVNLNTNVFPSLHASLSVTVALFAWRSRQRYPGWLFVATLLAVSVAAATMYLGIHWATDVAGGLLLAAGSYWLAIWLVERYGCWESLPDVRAHWKQVRSR; the protein is encoded by the coding sequence ATGGTCCTCAGAGAGACGCTAGTGGCGCTCGCGGTGAACGTGTTGGCGATGCTCGTCCCGGCAGTCGTCGTCGCCGTCGGCGTGCGGAACCTGACGGGGGCACTCGCGGACGCCAGGCGCCGCTTCGTCGCGGTCGCGCCGTACCTCCTTCCGCTGGCCGTCGTACTCGCGGCGCGCCGACTCGCGTTGACCGTCGGACCGGAGCTGTCGTGGTACCTGGAGTGGAACGCCAGCGGGTTCATCTACGCGCTGGAGGGGACGACCATCGTCACCATCCAGTCGCTGTCGTCGCCGCTGCTGACGGAGTACTTCGTGTTCGTCTACCTCTACGGCTACGTGTTCCTGCTGGTGTTCCCCCTGATCGCGTACTTCGTCCTCGACGACAGCGACCGCCTCGCGGAACTGCTCGCCGCGTACGGACTGAACTACGGGCTCGGACTCGTCTGCTACGTCCTCATCGTCGCGTACGGCCCACGGAACGTCATCCCGTCGGCCGTCGAGTCGCTGCTGTACACGACGTACCCGACGTCACAGCACCTGACCGGGGAGGTGAACCTGAACACGAACGTCTTCCCATCGCTGCACGCGTCGCTGTCCGTGACGGTCGCGCTGTTCGCGTGGCGCTCCCGACAGCGCTACCCCGGCTGGCTGTTCGTCGCGACGCTCCTCGCGGTCAGCGTCGCCGCCGCGACGATGTACCTCGGCATCCACTGGGCGACGGACGTCGCCGGCGGGCTCCTGCTCGCGGCGGGGTCGTACTGGCTGGCCATCTGGCTCGTCGAACGGTACGGCTGCTGGGAGTCGCTGCCGGACGTCCGTGCCCACTGGAAGCAGGTGCGCTCCCGGTAG
- a CDS encoding ABC transporter substrate-binding protein, with the protein MTRPSLSRRAFLASAVSASLAGCNGVRYRDRYSPGTRVSLTVSAPPADDDQAATMIARELADRLSALGVDASFEPKGQSQLYLDALINNDFDVFVGRHPGLDHPDALYSLLHSSFASEPGWQNPFGVTSVAIDDSLEAIRAADDPAAELDAFLDAYTERVPFAVVAEPEFLTARRRELSVEADALTARPIDVLQQLADVALDRPLRAGIFSAEVTENRNPIAGEFRWNDQLLGLLYDSLARPARDSSSYLPWAAEDWYFDDELVVELRPDQQFHDGSPLTADDVAFTVDFLSDTALGDAASPVPATRFRGRTTLVSSVRATDSTTVRFDLEPDVGPRTAERVLTLPILPAAEWRDRTNLVKDRVTQALVWENPNPVGSGPFAFDGATEDESVRLRPFAEHFLADVDDDPVTRYAGALDSEGLVARYAPSGEDAIAALRDGRLDTSLHSFPLNAFGGITDDVVTSSGGSNGLYVVGYNLRRAPLSDFRFRQVLARLHDREHTVASVFGDVANATDLPVIEKWGVDETTTDEHSVGPFPGWNGELDVERGRELFESIGLTYDDEENLYR; encoded by the coding sequence ATGACACGTCCCTCTCTCTCCAGGCGCGCGTTCCTCGCGTCCGCAGTCTCCGCCTCGCTCGCGGGCTGCAACGGCGTCAGGTACCGCGACCGGTACAGCCCCGGGACGCGCGTCTCGCTCACCGTGAGCGCTCCGCCGGCGGACGACGACCAGGCTGCCACGATGATCGCCCGGGAACTCGCGGACCGGCTGTCGGCGCTCGGCGTCGACGCCAGCTTCGAGCCGAAGGGGCAGTCACAGCTCTACTTGGACGCGCTCATCAACAACGACTTCGACGTGTTCGTCGGCCGTCACCCGGGCCTCGACCACCCCGACGCGCTCTACTCGCTGCTCCACTCGTCGTTCGCCTCCGAGCCGGGCTGGCAGAACCCGTTCGGCGTCACCAGTGTCGCCATCGACGACAGTCTCGAGGCGATACGCGCGGCCGACGACCCGGCCGCGGAGCTAGACGCCTTCCTGGACGCGTACACCGAACGCGTCCCGTTCGCCGTCGTCGCGGAGCCGGAGTTCCTCACCGCGCGCCGCCGGGAGCTCTCGGTCGAGGCGGACGCACTGACCGCACGCCCCATCGACGTCCTCCAGCAGCTCGCGGACGTAGCCCTCGACCGGCCGCTCCGGGCCGGTATCTTCTCCGCGGAGGTGACCGAGAACCGGAACCCCATCGCCGGCGAGTTCCGGTGGAACGACCAGCTGCTCGGACTCCTGTACGACTCGCTGGCACGCCCGGCGCGGGATAGTTCGTCGTACCTCCCGTGGGCGGCCGAGGACTGGTACTTCGACGACGAACTCGTCGTCGAACTCCGCCCGGACCAGCAGTTCCACGACGGCTCCCCGCTCACCGCTGACGACGTGGCGTTCACCGTCGACTTCCTGTCGGACACCGCCCTCGGAGACGCCGCCTCTCCGGTGCCGGCGACGCGGTTCCGCGGTCGGACGACGCTCGTCTCCTCCGTCCGGGCGACCGACAGCACGACCGTCCGGTTCGACCTCGAACCCGACGTCGGCCCGCGGACTGCCGAGCGCGTCCTCACGCTACCAATCCTCCCCGCCGCGGAGTGGCGCGACCGGACGAACCTCGTAAAGGACCGCGTCACGCAGGCGCTCGTCTGGGAGAACCCGAACCCGGTAGGCAGCGGCCCGTTCGCGTTCGACGGCGCGACCGAGGACGAGTCGGTGCGGCTCCGCCCGTTCGCCGAGCACTTCCTCGCCGACGTGGACGACGACCCGGTGACCCGGTACGCTGGCGCCCTCGACAGCGAGGGGCTGGTCGCCAGGTACGCGCCGTCGGGCGAGGACGCCATCGCGGCGCTCCGGGACGGCCGACTCGACACGTCGCTGCACTCGTTCCCGCTGAACGCGTTCGGCGGCATCACCGACGACGTGGTCACCTCGAGTGGCGGGTCGAACGGACTGTACGTGGTCGGCTACAACCTCCGGCGCGCGCCGCTCTCGGACTTCCGGTTCCGGCAGGTGCTCGCTCGACTCCACGACCGGGAGCACACCGTCGCGTCCGTCTTCGGCGACGTCGCCAACGCGACGGACCTCCCGGTCATCGAGAAGTGGGGCGTCGACGAGACGACGACTGACGAACACTCCGTGGGCCCGTTCCCGGGCTGGAACGGCGAACTGGACGTCGAACGCGGTCGAGAACTGTTCGAATCGATCGGCCTCACGTACGACGACGAGGAGAACCTCTACCGATAA
- a CDS encoding NOB1 family endonuclease, with translation MHVLDSSAFIHDYDVDGPTASVPEVREELTDSAGFRFDAASGSGMQVQVPGEAARRAVRTAAKATGDDRELSETDRRLLAVAHELDGTLVTDDYAMQNVADELGVAVDAIAQDGIDERRDWNFQCAGCGREFDESRDRCPVCGSDLSRKRPR, from the coding sequence GTGCACGTCCTCGACTCGTCGGCGTTCATCCACGACTACGACGTGGACGGACCGACGGCGTCGGTGCCGGAGGTCCGCGAGGAGTTGACGGACTCCGCGGGTTTCCGCTTCGACGCCGCGTCGGGCAGCGGGATGCAGGTACAGGTGCCGGGAGAAGCGGCGCGTCGTGCGGTCCGGACCGCCGCGAAGGCGACGGGCGACGACCGTGAACTCTCCGAGACGGACCGCCGCCTGCTCGCGGTGGCCCACGAACTCGACGGGACGCTGGTCACCGACGACTACGCGATGCAGAACGTGGCCGACGAACTCGGCGTCGCTGTCGACGCCATCGCCCAGGACGGTATCGACGAGCGCCGCGACTGGAACTTCCAGTGTGCGGGCTGCGGTCGCGAGTTCGACGAGTCCAGAGACCGCTGCCCGGTCTGTGGGAGCGACCTCTCGCGTAAACGTCCCCGCTAG
- a CDS encoding DUF5811 family protein produces MHGNTPYSGVEQSSADLTATQRRSLRASTAQIAAQTRDYLPDEYVVGSEISSGTNGIQVTVAVRPPVGNPVSAGFTPEFENLSDDDLISDEDREEVARGLAASAALQVKAALGDDVPKTAR; encoded by the coding sequence ATGCACGGGAACACGCCGTACAGCGGTGTGGAGCAGTCCAGCGCCGACCTGACGGCGACCCAGCGCCGCTCGCTGCGTGCCTCCACCGCACAGATCGCCGCCCAGACCAGGGACTACCTCCCCGACGAGTACGTCGTCGGCTCCGAGATCTCCAGCGGAACCAACGGTATCCAGGTGACCGTCGCCGTCCGACCGCCGGTCGGCAACCCGGTCAGCGCGGGGTTCACCCCCGAGTTCGAGAACCTCTCGGACGACGACCTCATCTCCGACGAGGACCGCGAAGAAGTGGCACGAGGCCTCGCCGCCAGCGCCGCCCTTCAGGTGAAGGCCGCGCTCGGCGACGACGTCCCGAAGACCGCACGCTAG